In the Brachyhypopomus gauderio isolate BG-103 chromosome 4, BGAUD_0.2, whole genome shotgun sequence genome, one interval contains:
- the serpind1 gene encoding heparin cofactor 2, translated as MSLFCIQHLSSMLGLSVIAAVLILASPVLGGVKDLSSHFSVPEPEKDGTDPRALSQGGDDLESIPLEFHRENTVTNDLDNVEGLEEEDYLDFDKIMAEGDDYTEGDAIDEIATPAPGIDLTSEPSDPKVRRARLLRLFHGRTRLQRLNVINSHFGFRLYRSIRNHMNQTDNILLAPAGISIAMGMMALGTGSTTHELLYETLGFTDFVSTSSHYNDSTVHKLFRKLTHRLFRRNFGFTLRSVNDLYVKKDVSIKESFSSKAKAFYFANPQSVDFTDPAFITKANQQIQKMTKGLIKEPLKSVDPRTVVMLLNYLYFKGSWEQKFPKELTHDRYFRVNEKRQVRVPMMQNKGSYLAAADHELHCDVLQLPYKGNISMLIAIPQKLSGMRTLEQEISPSVITKWLNNMTNRTREVVFPRFKLEQSYDLISHMKELGLTDLFTEKGDFSPMTSEKVTVNRFKHQSIITVNEEGTEAAAMTQIGFTPLSTQTRFIVDRPFLFLIYEHRTDCLVFMGRVADPSKT; from the exons ATGAGCTTGTTTTGCATTCAACATTTGTCAAGCATGCTGGGGCTCTCAGTCATTGCAGCTGTGCTTATCCTAGCCAGCCCAGTGTTGGGTGGCGTGAAGGACTTGAGCTCACACTTCAGTGTTCCAGAGCCTGAGAAAGATGGCACAGACCCACGTGCACTTTCCCAGGGAGGTGACGACCTAGAGTCCATCCCTCTGGAGTTCCACCGAGAAAACACAGTTACCAATGACCTGGACAATGTGGAGGGCttggaggaggaggattacctTGACTTCGATAAGATCATGGCAGAAGGCGATGACTACACCGAGGGCGATGCTATAGATGAGATCGCCACGCCCGCACCAGGAATTGACCTCACCTCGGAACCGTCCGACCCTAAAGTGCGTCGTGCGCGGCTTCTTCGACTCTTTCACGGGCGAACTCGGCTGCAGCGCCTCAACGTGATCAACTCCCACTTTGGGTTTCGCCTTTATCGAAGCATCCGCAACcacatgaaccagacagacaaCATCCTTCTGGCACCTGCTGGTATCTCCATTGCCATGGGAATGATGGCGCTGGGCACCGGCTCCACCACACACGAGCTGCTCTATGAAACTTTGGGCTTCACCGATTTCGTCAGCACAAGCAGTCACTACAATGATTCCACAGTGCACAAGCTTTTTCGTAAGCTTACACACAGACTCTTCAGACGCAACTTTGGCTTCACTCTACGCTCAGTCAACGACCTTTATGTGAAGAAAGACGTCAGCATAAAAGAAAGCTTCAGCAGTAAGGCCAAGGCATTCTACTTTGCAAACCCTCAGTCTGTAGACTTTACAGACCCTGCATTCATTACAAAGGCCAACCAGCAAATTCAGAAGATGACCAAGGGGCTGATCAAGGAGCCCCTGAAAAGCGTTGACCCCAGAACAGTGGTGATGCTGCTAAATTACCTCTACTTTAAAG GGTCATGGGAACAGAAGTTTCCCAAGGAGCTGACTCACGATCGCTACTTCCGTGTGAACGAGAAGCGGCAGGTGCGCGTACCCATGATGCAGAACAAGGGAAGCTACCTGGCAGCTGCCGACCACGAGCTGCACTGTGACGTTCTACAGCTGCCCTACAAAGGCAACATCAGCATGCTCATTGCCATACCCCAGAAACTCTCTGGTATGAGAACGCTCGAACAAGAGATCTCTCCCTCCGTAATTACGAAGTGGCTCAACAACATGACCAACAG AACCCGTGAGGTGGTGTTCCCGCGGTTTAAGCTGGAGCAGAGCTATGACCTAATCAGTCATATGAAGGAGCTGGGTCTGACTGACCTCTTCACAGAAAAAGGCGACTTCTCTCCCATGACCTCTGAGAAAGTCACCGTCAACAGG TTTAAGCACCAAAGCATCATCACAGTGAATGAGGAGGGGACCGAGGCAGCAGCCATGACCCAGATTGGTTTCACGCCTCTGTCCACACAGACGCGCTTCATCGTGGATCGTcctttcctcttcctcatctacGAACACCGCACCGACTGCCTCGTCTTCATGGGACGTGTGGCAGACCCATCAAAGACTTAA
- the snap29 gene encoding synaptosomal-associated protein 29 isoform X1 — protein sequence MAAYPKSHNPFADDDDDEGETAGPRRGFNFDDPEESDLSPAERRQRHLQQQVMRTAQSAVDSSSRSVGLIYESEKIGIETAEELVRQGEALTRTRKMMDNMEQDMKTSQRHINSIKSVWGGLVNYFKGKPEPRPPQKEEPTPYQANSRLQNALEQSKENEGKYEASHPNLRKLDTAGFGVSSSFDNEPSNQNGYPKNRYLRAAHEQIDNNLDEMSLGLSRLKNLGLGLQTEIDDQDVSLDSLLNKVDSLDGNISSTNRKLKNLK from the exons ATGGCAGCGTATCCGAAATCTCACAACCCGTTCGCTGACGATGACGACGACGAAGGGGAAACTGCGGGGCCACGAAGGGGCTTCAATTTTGATGATCCGGAGGAGAGTGATTTGAGCCCCGCGGAGCGGAGACAGAGGCACCTCCAACAACAAGTGATGCGCACCGCACAGTCAGCCGTTGACAGCAGCTCTCGGTCAGTTGGTCTCATCTACGAATCGGAAAAAATTGGAATCGAGACCGCAGAG GAGTTGGTACGTCAGGGTGAGGCTTTAACGAGGACAAGGAAAATGATGGATAATATGGAACAAGACATGAAGACTAGTCAAAGGCACATAAACTCTATTAAGAGTGTATGGGGAGGCCTAGTTAATTACTTCAAAGGCAAACCTGAGCCCAGGCCTCCACAAAAGGAAGAGCCCACACCCTATCAGGCCAACAGCAG GTTACAGAATGCGCTGGAACAGAGTAAAGAGAATGAAGGTAAATACGAGGCCAGTCATCCCAACCTGAGGAAACTGGACACAGCTG GATTTGGAGTCTCGTCTTCCTTTGATAATGAACCATCCAATCAGAACGGATATCCCAAGAATAGATACCTGAGAGCTGCTCATGAGCAAATAGACAATAACTTGG ATGAGATGTCTCTGGGTTTGAGTCGGCTGAAGAATTTGGGTCTTGGGTTGCAAACAGAGATTGATGATCAAGATGTTTCTCTGGATTCCCTGCTTAATAAAGTAGACTCGCTGGATGGCAACATCAGCTCCACCAACCGGAAGTTGAAAAACCTGAAATGA
- the snap29 gene encoding synaptosomal-associated protein 29 isoform X2, with the protein MAAYPKSHNPFADDDDDEGETAGPRRGFNFDDPEESDLSPAERRQRHLQQQVMRTAQSAVDSSSRSVGLIYESEKIGIETAEELVRQGEALTRTRKMMDNMEQDMKTSQRHINSIKSVWGGLVNYFKGKPEPRPPQKEEPTPYQANSRLQNALEQSKENEGFGVSSSFDNEPSNQNGYPKNRYLRAAHEQIDNNLDEMSLGLSRLKNLGLGLQTEIDDQDVSLDSLLNKVDSLDGNISSTNRKLKNLK; encoded by the exons ATGGCAGCGTATCCGAAATCTCACAACCCGTTCGCTGACGATGACGACGACGAAGGGGAAACTGCGGGGCCACGAAGGGGCTTCAATTTTGATGATCCGGAGGAGAGTGATTTGAGCCCCGCGGAGCGGAGACAGAGGCACCTCCAACAACAAGTGATGCGCACCGCACAGTCAGCCGTTGACAGCAGCTCTCGGTCAGTTGGTCTCATCTACGAATCGGAAAAAATTGGAATCGAGACCGCAGAG GAGTTGGTACGTCAGGGTGAGGCTTTAACGAGGACAAGGAAAATGATGGATAATATGGAACAAGACATGAAGACTAGTCAAAGGCACATAAACTCTATTAAGAGTGTATGGGGAGGCCTAGTTAATTACTTCAAAGGCAAACCTGAGCCCAGGCCTCCACAAAAGGAAGAGCCCACACCCTATCAGGCCAACAGCAG GTTACAGAATGCGCTGGAACAGAGTAAAGAGAATGAAG GATTTGGAGTCTCGTCTTCCTTTGATAATGAACCATCCAATCAGAACGGATATCCCAAGAATAGATACCTGAGAGCTGCTCATGAGCAAATAGACAATAACTTGG ATGAGATGTCTCTGGGTTTGAGTCGGCTGAAGAATTTGGGTCTTGGGTTGCAAACAGAGATTGATGATCAAGATGTTTCTCTGGATTCCCTGCTTAATAAAGTAGACTCGCTGGATGGCAACATCAGCTCCACCAACCGGAAGTTGAAAAACCTGAAATGA